In Synechocystis sp. PCC 6714, the following are encoded in one genomic region:
- a CDS encoding ABC transporter ATP-binding protein has product MSDLLIVKDVFAGYVADVPILQGINFSIAAGELVTVIGPNGAGKSTLAKTIFGLLTPSEGEIIFKGENIAGLSSDQIVRRGMCYVPQVCNVFGSLTVAENLDMGAFLHHGPTQVLKDRIYTMFPKLAQRRNQRAGTLSGGERQMLAMGRALMLDPDLLLLDEPSAALSPILVKDVFAQIKAINSTGKAIILVEQNAKQALMMADRGYVLENGKDKLEGSGQSLLDDPLVGELYLGAAYHS; this is encoded by the coding sequence ATGTCTGACCTCCTTATTGTCAAGGATGTTTTCGCCGGTTATGTGGCTGATGTACCTATCTTGCAGGGCATCAATTTTTCCATTGCTGCGGGGGAGTTGGTAACAGTCATCGGCCCCAACGGAGCAGGAAAATCCACCCTAGCGAAGACTATTTTTGGTTTACTAACCCCTAGTGAAGGAGAAATCATTTTTAAAGGGGAGAATATTGCTGGGCTAAGTTCTGACCAGATTGTACGCCGGGGAATGTGCTACGTACCCCAGGTTTGCAACGTGTTTGGCAGTTTAACGGTGGCGGAAAATTTAGATATGGGAGCTTTTTTGCACCATGGCCCTACCCAGGTTCTAAAGGATCGCATCTACACCATGTTTCCCAAATTGGCCCAACGACGTAACCAAAGGGCCGGTACTTTATCTGGGGGGGAACGACAAATGTTGGCCATGGGTCGGGCTTTAATGCTAGACCCGGATTTGTTGTTATTGGATGAGCCCTCCGCCGCCCTGTCACCTATTTTAGTGAAGGATGTGTTTGCCCAAATCAAGGCCATTAACTCTACGGGAAAAGCAATTATTTTAGTGGAGCAAAATGCCAAGCAAGCTCTGATGATGGCTGATCGGGGTTATGTGCTAGAAAATGGCAAGGACAAATTGGAAGGGTCAGGTCAAAGTTTGCTTGATGACCCTTTGGTGGGGGAACTCTATTTAGGAGCGGCGTACCACTCTTAA
- a CDS encoding ferredoxin family protein — translation MPHTIVTETCEGVADCVEACPVACIHPGEGKNTIGTDWYWIDFATCIDCGICLQVCPVEGAILPEERPDLQKTPA, via the coding sequence ATGCCCCATACCATTGTTACGGAAACCTGTGAAGGCGTGGCCGACTGTGTCGAGGCCTGCCCTGTTGCCTGCATCCACCCTGGAGAAGGGAAAAACACCATTGGCACCGACTGGTACTGGATTGATTTTGCCACCTGCATTGATTGCGGCATTTGCCTCCAAGTTTGCCCAGTGGAAGGGGCTATTCTGCCAGAAGAACGTCCCGACCTGCAAAAAACTCCCGCGTAG
- a CDS encoding bifunctional riboflavin kinase/FAD synthetase, which produces MRILSATNALQTPTAIALGNFDGVHRGHGVVLRQVMNFAQAVEHPLHSAVVSFNPHPRSFFSGRTQPLLTPLPEKAEQLTVIGIEQLVLLPFTEKLANLSPREFVQSILVEQLQAKFISVGEDFCFGYQRQGNVQDLARLGQEFGITVAIAELEQTDTERISSSRIRKALKEGQLATANNLLGRPYGLRGTVVQGQQLGRKLGFPTANLCLPEDKLWPKYGVYAGSVSLDCLEVPIPAVINIGDRPTVNGREPSAEVHLLQWSGDLYGQGLEAALLHYLRPETKFANLDELKNQISRDCQRAEELLHLEKVISL; this is translated from the coding sequence TTGCGTATTCTTTCTGCCACCAATGCTTTACAGACCCCAACGGCGATCGCCCTGGGGAATTTCGATGGGGTCCATCGGGGCCATGGGGTGGTGTTGCGCCAGGTGATGAACTTTGCCCAGGCAGTGGAACATCCATTACATTCAGCGGTGGTAAGTTTTAATCCCCATCCCCGCAGTTTTTTTAGCGGCCGTACCCAACCTTTACTAACGCCCCTACCGGAAAAAGCAGAACAATTAACAGTAATCGGCATTGAGCAATTAGTTTTATTACCCTTCACAGAAAAATTAGCCAACCTTAGCCCGAGGGAATTTGTCCAATCTATTCTAGTGGAGCAGTTGCAAGCTAAATTTATCAGCGTAGGCGAGGATTTTTGTTTTGGTTATCAACGTCAAGGCAATGTCCAGGATTTGGCAAGGCTCGGCCAGGAATTTGGCATCACAGTGGCGATCGCTGAGTTGGAACAAACCGATACGGAAAGAATTAGTAGTTCTCGTATTCGCAAAGCGTTAAAAGAAGGTCAACTGGCCACAGCTAATAATTTACTGGGGCGACCCTATGGTCTGCGGGGGACAGTAGTGCAGGGGCAACAATTGGGGCGAAAACTTGGTTTTCCCACTGCTAATCTTTGTTTGCCCGAAGATAAGCTTTGGCCCAAATATGGGGTCTACGCCGGTTCGGTGAGTTTAGATTGCCTTGAAGTCCCCATCCCAGCGGTGATTAACATTGGGGATCGCCCCACAGTCAATGGTCGAGAGCCCTCGGCAGAAGTACATCTTTTGCAATGGTCGGGGGATTTGTATGGCCAGGGGTTGGAGGCGGCATTGCTCCACTATCTCCGGCCAGAAACAAAGTTTGCTAATTTAGATGAATTAAAAAATCAGATCAGTCGAGATTGCCAACGGGCAGAGGAATTACTCCATCTAGAAAAAGTTATTAGCCTTTGA